CCATGCCCGCTGTCACTGTGTCGGTGGCAACATCAATCGATGTGAACGCGCCGGATGCGGACACTGTGAACAGCTTGCTGCCATCGGGGCTCACCTCGACGAAGTGCGGGCTGGGGACCTCGATCTTCGACGGCGTCCCGAAAGTTGGCATCGGCGCGGTGACGGTTGGTGCAGCGATGGACGGTGCAGCGACTGTGGCAACGGCGTCGGGGTTTAGCGGATTGGCCTGGGCGGGCAGCCCTGAAGCCATGAGTGTAAAGGCCGCTACGAACGCCACAAAAACGGCACGCGCACGGAAAGCAGGCGTCCGTAACATCATGAATCCCCCCGGTTTCATGCGCCACTGACTTGAGTCCGGCGCTTGGATCAAAGGCTAGTCACCATCAAATGGAAAAACCAGATCTTAGTGTTCGTATGTGTGGTTTTGCCGAAACAGCAACAGGCGTTGCCTAAGCAGGCAGCTCACGGCACGCTTGGGTTATGGCTGAACACACTCACGACGGCGGCACTCACCGCGCCTCAGGCAGCGCGCACCAGGACACCCACCAGCGCGGCGACCAGCAAGGACACTTGAACTTGCACGAAGATGCCGACAACGCCGTGGATATGTGGGACGGGATGTACCGCGAGCGCCCGAAGATCTGGAGCGGGAACCCTAATCCACAATTGGTCGCCGAAGCCGCCGGTCTCCGCGCTGGAACCGCCCTGGACCTTGGCTGCGGCGAGGGTGCAGACGCTATCTGGCTCGCCGTGCAGGGCTGGACGGTCACCGGAATGGATGTGTCCGCCGTCGCGCTTGAACGTGCGGCTGCCCATGCAGCGGAATCCGGCTACGCCCACCGGATCACCTGGCAGCAGCAGGACCTTGCCGAATGGAAGCCGGAGCCCGTCTTCGACCTCGTTTCCGCACAGTTCCTCCACTCCCCTCTCCTGCCGTGGCGTGACTCCGCGGCATCAGCAGCAGCGGCGGTGGCCCCGGGCGGCACGTTGCTGGTGGTCGGCCATCACCCCCATGGACTCGCTCCATGGGGCCACCACCACGAGACGGGCATGTTCTTCACGCCGGAACAGTTGGCTGGCGCGCTCCGCCTGGACCGCGAGCCGTGGTTCGTCAACGTTCTGACTTCGCGGGAACGCACCATCACGGGTCCGGACGGCGAGACGGCCACGATCTTGGACACTGTACTCAGGGCGACGAAGCATCTCTGACGCGGCTTCTCTAACACGGCTTCTCTGACACGGCTTCTCTAGCGCGGCCGCTACGGCGGGCAACGGCACCCAGGCGGCCTCGCCGTCGTCGTTAACCTCCGCAACCAACCAAGCCCCAGGCAACCAGTCAGGCTGTTTCCGGCAGCAGTTCCCCATAGGGCGCCACCACTGTCCCCGTGGCCGTCGAGTCCGGGTTCAGCATCCAGCCAACCCGTTTGGCCGTATTTAACATGACCACGCTCTCAACGAGTTCGATGCCCGGGATGCGCTGCTGGATGGCAAGTTCCATTTCCATGACCTCCGCCAGCGAGCGCAGCCACATGATCATGGTGAAGTTGGTGCGGCCGGTGGTGGATGCGGAGAACCTGACATTCCTGACAGAACGCAGTTCCGTTGCTGCGGCTTCGTGCTGGCCGGCGGGAACGTTCGCGAACCATTGGACGGTAATGGGATAACCGGAAAATTTCTGGGCGATCTCGCAGCGGAAGGAGAGCATCCTGCTGCTTAGCACCCGCCCCAACTGGCGTTGCACGGTAGCAGGATGCCGCCCCAAGGCCCGGGCGATCTCAGCGGCAGAAGCGCGGCCATCGCGTGCGAGGAACGGGATGAGCGCCAGATGACTCTCGGGCAGCGGCACGACGATGGCGTCCGGAGCGGATGGGTTGGCCGATTCGGGCCCCGCCATCGCCCGGAGCGCCTGCTGTTCCCCTTTGGTGAGCACATTCAGCCGCCACGCATAGCCGCTGGTGTGGATGCGGGTACACAGCGACGTGTGGTACTTCGTAAGCCCCCGGACTTCCTTGAGTCTTGGCAGCAGGCTGGTGCTGAACTGATCGAGGTCCTGGGTGATGACCGTGAGCGTGAGGTCGCGGTTACTGGCCGCTTCTTCCACAGTGATGACTTCGGCGAGTTCTGCCAGGGCTGCCGTGACCTGCGGCCGGAGATCCATTTCGCAGTCGATGTCCACCATGGCAAGGCACATGTTCTTCGGATCGCCCATGAGATGCGCCGTAGTCCAGGCCGCACCGGCAGCCTTCAGCCGGTCCCACCGCGCGGCCAAGGTTGTGGCGTGGACGCCCAGGACTTCGCCGGCGTCGGACCAGCTGATGCGGGGCGAAATCTGCAGGGCATTGATGAGGCGCAAATCCTCTTCACTGAGTTCCATGAGTTCATTCTCGCAAACGATGCATGAATCCTGCGTTCTTGAGAGATTCATGCATTTTTATAGATGTTTTCGAGATTGTGAGTCAAGTCACCACAGAATTGCAATAAGGACCTGTAGCCGAGCACACCAGGAGAACACATGACCATCGCGGCCGACGCCAAGGAACTGCAGAACGACATTGTCCGCCTCCGCCACGACCTCCATCGCGAACCGGAGATCGGCCTGCAGCTCCCCCGCACGCAGGAAAAGGTGCTGAAGGCGCTGGATGGACTCCCGTACGAGATCACCCTGGGCAAGGACACGACGTCGGTCACCGCAGTCCTCCGCGGTGGCGCGGCTTACGCGTCGGCGGAGAAGCCCGTGGTGTTGTTGCGCGCAGACATGGACGGCCTTCCAGTCCAGGAGACCACCGGAGTTGACTACACCTCCAGGATCGATGGCGCCATGCACGCCTGCGGTCACGACCTCCACACGTCCATGCTCGCCGGAGCCGCCACCCTGCTGGCTGAGCGTCGCGATCAGCTGGCCGGCGACGTCGTCCTCATGTTCCAGCCCGGCGAAGAAGGCTACGACGGCGCGAGCTACATGATCAACGAAGGCGTCCTGGACGCTGCCGGTCGCCGCGCTGACACGGCCTACGCAATGCATGTGTTTTCCTCGCTGGAACCGCACGGCCAGTTCGTCACCAAGAACGGTGTGATGCTCAGTTCCTCGGACGGGCTCGTGGTGACCGTGCTTGGCGCAGGCGGTCACGGCTCGGCACCCCATTCGGCCAAGGACCCCGTGACCGCTGCCGCAGAAATGGTCACGGCCCTCCAGGTCATGGTGACCCGCCAGTTCAACATGTTCGACCCCGTTGTCCTCACCGTCGGCGTGCTCCACGCCGGAACCAAGCGGAACGTGATCCCGGAGACCGCCCGTATCGAAGCCACCATCAGGACCTTCTCCGAAGCGTCACGGCAGAAGATGATGGATGTAGTACCCAAGCTGCTCCAAGGCATCGCTGCAGCCCACGGCCTGGAGGTTGATGTGGACTACCAACAGGAATACCCCCTCACTATCAACGATGAGGACGAGACGAACACCGCGGAAAAGGTCATCGCCGGCATGTTCGGCGAGTCCCGGCTGACGCGGATGGCTACTCCCTTGAGTGGTTCCGAGGACTTCTCCCGTGTGCTGGCCGAAGTCCCGGGAACCTTCGTCGGGCTCAGTGCCGCTGCCCCCGGCACCGACCACGCGACGTCGCCCTTCAACCACTCGCCTTACGCGACGTTCGACGACGGCGTCCTCACCGACGGCGCCGCCCTGTACGCCGAACTCGCCGTATCCCGCATCGCCGCCCTCGCCGCCGCCAACTAACTCCCTGCCCTATCCCACCTTGGAGAAACACATGACCGCCACCGTTGGAACGTCCACCGAAGTCAAGGTCCACAAATCCCACCTGCGCACGCTCGTGGGAACCGGCATCGGCAACGCCGTTGAATGGTACGACTGGGCTATCTACGCTACGTTCTCGCCGTTCATCGCGAGTGCCTTGTTCAGCCAGGCCGACCCCACATCAGCTGTGCTGTCCACTTTGGCGATCTTCGCCGTCGGGTTTGTTGCCCGGCCGTTCGGCGGTTTCGTATTCGGCTGGATCGGCGACCGCATCGGCCGCAAGACGTCCATGACGGTAGCGGTTGCCCTCGGCGCTCTCGGCAGCCTCCTCATCGGCATCGCTCCGACGTTCCAGGCTGTGGGCGCGTTCGCATCTGTGATGCTCCTGCTTGCCAGGCTCATCCAGGGCCTTGCCCACGGTGGTGAGCTGCCGTCGTCGCAAACGTACCTGTCCGAGATGGCACCCAAGGAAAAGCGCGGCTTCTGGGCGACGCTCATCTACACGTCCGGCACCGCCGGCATTCTCGCAGGAACCCTGCTTGGCGCGATTCTCACCGCTGTCCTGTCCAAGGACGACATGAGCGCCTGGGGTTGGCGTATTCCGTTCCTCATCGGTGGGGCGCTGGGCATCTACGCCCTGTTCATGCGGGCCAAAATGAAGGAAACCCATGCCTTCGAGGCCGAGACACCCAAGGAAAAGCGCTTGCCGATGTGGCCGCAGATCGTGAAGTACCGCAAGCAGGCACTGCAGGTCATCGGCCTCACGGTTGGCCTCACGGTGGTCTACTACATCTGGGGCGTCGTGGCACCGAGCTATGCAGCCACCACGTTGAAGATGGACCGCGGCGCGGCACTCTGGGCCGGCGTGATCGCCAATGTCGTATTCATCGCCGCACTCCCGTTCTGGGGCAAGCTGTCCGACCGTATTGGCCGCAAGCCTGTGCTGATAGGTTCGTCCATCGGTGCCATGCTCATGCACTTCCCCATGACGTGGCTGCTCAAGGATTCGCCGTGGCAGCTGACCGTGTCCATGTCCGTGATGCTGTTCTTCATCGCTGGCAGCGCGTCCATTGTCCCGGCCGTCTACGCCGAGCTGTTCCCGACGCACATCCGCACCGTTGGCGTCGGTGTCCCGTACTCCATCTGCGTCGCTGCCTTCGGTGGCACGGCTCCGTACCTCCAGACCTGGCTCGCCAGCATTGGCCAGGGTTACCTGTTCAACGTGTACGCAGTGATCCTGCTGGTGATCGGCATCGCGTTCGCCTTCTCGATCCCCGAGACCAAGGGCAAGGACCTGACGCACTAGCTTCTCCCAGCTTCCCAACTAGGGGACAGCACACGTCGCTATGAGCCCTCATTACGACATGTGCTGTCCCCTAGTTGGTTAGACGAACTTGTTGCGGCCTGCCCGATAGCCGAAGAAGGCAGCCAGCGCTCCGACCACAAGGAACAGGATTCCCGCCGCCGCGAATCCGCCCGTGGCTTGGTGCAGTTGTCCCACGAGCAGCGTTCCCACCGATCCCACTCCGTAGCCAACACCCTGCATCATCCCGGACAGGTGCGCAGCGGTATGGGCATCGCGTGTGCGGACCATGATCATGGTGAGGGCAACCGCGGTGAGCGATCCCTGGCCGAGGCCCAGCAGTCCGGTCCAGATCCAGATCAGCCCAGTGGGACCGAAGATGCTGAGGGCGAAGCCGCCGCCGGTCATCAGGGCCACTACGGTGTTGATGACCCGCTGGTCACTGAACCGCGTGGCCAAGGCAGGGGCGAAGAGTGAACCGAGCATCTGCAGGACGATCGACACCGAAACAATCAATCCCGCGGTTCCGCCATCAACGCCGCGGTCCCTCAAGATCGGCGCCAGCCAAGCGAACACGCTGAACGACATCATGGCCTGCAGCACCATGAACAAAGTCACCTGCCACGCCACCGCGGACCTCCACACGTTGACTCCGCCGCTCACAGCGTGGTGCCGTACGGGGTGCTGGCGGACGGCCAGCGGAAGGAAGAGCAAAAGCACGACGGCGGCAGGCAGCGCCCAGGACCACAGCGCCGAAGTCCACTGGCCGGTTGCCGCAAAAACCGGATACGTGAAGCCTGCACCAAGGGCTGCGGAGGCGCAGATCGCCGTGGTGTACAGGCCACCCATAAGCCCAAGCCGGTGCGGGAAATCCCTTTTAACCACGCCCGGCAGGAGTACGTTGCAGAGCGCGATCGCCGCTCCGCAAGCTGCAGTTCCTACGAGAAGCGTGGGCAGGTGGCCCACTCCCGGGACGTCCACGGGCCGTAGAAGCAATCCTGCTGTAAGGACAGCCATTGCTCCCAGCAGCACCCGTTCTGCACCGAAACGGCGAGCCAGGATCGGGGCGAGAGGTGCGAAGACACCCAGCAACGTCACGGGCACGGTAGTCAGGACCACCACCGCCCAGCCCGGCAGGCCGGCGTCGGACGTTATTTCCGGAAGGACAGCTGAGAAGCTCGAGAAGACTGTCCGCAGGTTCAAACCGATCAGCACCAAGCAGATGCCCAGGTAGACGAGTCCCCTCTTGGAGCGCAGCTGCGTAGGGGGTGCCGGCGGGACGTCGTCGATCTCGGCGTCAACTGCGATTTCGGGGAGGACTGGTTTCTCTGCGTAGCCGGGAGTCTTCGAGGAGGTCACACGTCCTATTCTGTCAGCCGTGTCCGATCTGCTGCCTATGGGCGTGAGGTGACCGGGGTTGAAGGCCGGCAAGATTGTCCACATACGCCGGATTAGCTTTGTTTCTTTGGTACTCGGCACGGCATCGGTGGCGCTGGCTCGACGACCCACGCCAACCGGGCGGCACACCAAGGCGTGGTTCACAGGAATTGCCGGGCTGGGCGTTCTCGGGCTGGACGTTGCAATTGTTGCTGCCTGGATTTCTACCACGCACCGCATCATGATCCTGTTTTGACGCCGGAGCACGGATCCAGCCTCGTCTGAGCCAGCCAGCTGCCCCGACCGAACCGAAGTATTCTGGAAACGATGAGTGAAACCCCAGATTCCCCCCGACCAGTCACACCCGGTAGCCAGGCTTCCTTCGGAACCTACGGTGGCCGGCCGGTCAGCTTCGTGCGCCGCGGTACCCGTTTGCAGGGACGCAGGCAGGCCGCGTGGGAGGAGCACGCCGAGCGCTGGGCCGTCCAGGTTCCGCGCCACGTCGCCAACACGTCGGTGCACCCCGATTACACGTTCGACGCCGAGGCCGTGTTTGGGCGCAAAGCTCCCCTGATCGTCGAGATCGGCTCGGGTCTGGGTGATGCAGTGGTCCATGCTGCCGAACAGAATCCGGACAAGGACTTTTTGGCCGTGGAGGTTTACACGCCCGGGTTGGCCAACACCATCATCAAGATCAACAGCCGTGGCCTGACCAACGTCCGGGTGGTGGAAGCCAATGCTCCCGAGGTTTTGGAGTCGATGCTTCCCGCTGGTTCAGTCAGCGAGCTCTGGGTGTTCTTCCCCGATCCCTGGCACAAAGCACGGCATCACAAGCGCCGCCTCATCCAGCCGGCTTTCGCTTCCGTGGCTGCCAAGGCATTGGAGAAGGGTGGTTACTGGCGCATTGCCACCGACTGGTCCAACTACGCCGTACACGTCCGCGATGTCCTGGCAGACTCGACGGAATTCGAGAACATGCACGAAGGCGAGCGCAGTGGTGAGGAGAGCCCGCTGACGCAAGTGTGGAAGTCCGGCGTCGAGTCCGTTGTTGGAGGGGCGCCCGTGCGGGAAGGCCGGGCACCTGTCAGCACGGAGCACACGGGCCCGAACGAGGGCGTGGACGAGGAAGGCGGCTGGGCTCCCCGGTTCGAGGGCCGTATCCGCACGAGCTTTGAGAACAAAGCCCACGAGGCCGGGCGCATGATCTTCGACCTCACGTATCGCAAGATCTAGCCAACGTACTTTGGGGGAAATATGAGCTATCAGCCATCGATTGACCACTACCAGCAGCCTCAACGGTCCAGGACACCCGGGTTGGGTGCGGGCATCACGAGCATCGTCGCGGCAGTGCTTTCGCCCGTCGCCGCAGTGGTCAGCATTCCCTTGGGCGTGGCAGCTGTCGCTTCGGCGATGAGCCGCTACAACCCGGGCAACGACGTCTGGTGGTTCAGTGCGCTTATTCTGGCAGTGATTGCGGTGGTTCTTGCCGTTGTGTCCGTCGTCAGTGGGCTCATCGCCGTATTTCGGGCTGGGCGCATGAACGCCGGACGCATTACAGGGATCATCGGACTGGCGATCATGGCTCTCAACGTTTTTGGTGTTGCCTTCATGGTGCTCCTGGTGCTTGGTTCAGGGCAGGGGTCCTGAATGCCACAGGTCCGCGCCGAGCGGTTCATCCGTTTGGATCCCGAAACAGCTTTCGCACTCTCGCAGACCACTGGTGAATTCAGGCTCAGATGGGATCCGTTCATTTCGGCCCAAAGCTTCGTGGACGGAGCCAAGGCAGCAGGCAAGGGCGTGCGTACACGAACCGTGTCCCGCATGGGACTGAAAATGGTCAGCGAGTACGTCTCCTACACCCCGCCCCGAAATGTAGGGATGACCATGGTGTCCGGGCCTTGGTTCTTCGGGAACTTCGGCGGTGGCTGGCGGTTCACCCCCGACGACGGCGGCACCCGGGCAGTCTGGAAGTACACCTTTTCCTGCCGCCCGGCCTGGCTGAAGCCCATGGCAGAGAGAATCGGAAGCTGGTTGTTGGGCCGCGAAATTGAACGCCGGATCGAAGCATTTGCACGCGCCTGCGAAGACCCCGCACTTGTAGCCGAGTTGCGGGCGAATCTACGGTACTGAAATCTACGGCACCGAAATTGAGGCCACTGTCTTTTCGGCTTCATCCCGGAGCTCAACACCGGCTATGCCGCCAAGCTGCACGGGCGTAGCCCCAGTGATCTTGATGCGACCACTCGGCGTTGCTGTCCAACCGCAGGTGCGCTCTTCCGCTCCATCCCGGCCCTTCACCCACAGGTAAAGCGTTCCTTCAAGCGGCATGCTCCTGCCTTCAACCTCAAGCTCCGTGCCCCAGGCCTTCTTCACCATGCCTACTGTCAGCTGCAGCCCCGTTTCGGACTGTACCGAGTAACTGGCATCCGGTTTTGGTGGCTGGTTCAGCAGCGGACCCGCAAGGAAACCAAGTGCCAGGCACGCAGCGGCGACTGCCCCCACGAAAGCCACCCACCGCCGTCGTGATTTTCTCCTACGTGCCGAAAGATCAATCAGGATTTTCTGCGGCAGAGCTTCCCGGCCCGGTTCCAAGGGTGAGAGCGCGCCAGCGGTACCCGTGAGGGTGAGTGCGATGGCGTCGGAGGCAGGAACGGCGTCCAGCAGCGCGGGGAGGCTTTCCAACTGCTCGAGTTCGCGCCGGCACTGGGCACATCCAGCGAGGTGCTCTTCAAAGGTGCGGGCTTCCTCGGGGTCCAACCCGCCCAGCAGGTATGCGCCCAGCAATTGGTGGACGGAGTTGCCGTTCATCGTTCCACCCCCATTTCATCAAGGATTGTTCGGAGGGCTTTCACAGCATAGAAAGCCCGGGATTTCACGGTGCCGGCAGGGATGTTCAGCTGCAGTGCTGCCTCGCTGACGGTGAACCGCTGGTAGTGCAGGGCCACAAGGACCTCGCGGTGTTCGTGACTGAGCCGCAGGAGCGCCTCTTCCATGAGGACGCGGTTCAGGAGTTCATCAACGCGTTCGGTCGCAACATGGTCTGGAAGGTCGTGCTCGCCTGCCTCGACAGGGCGCCTCTGGGCCTTCCGGTAGTTGTCGATGATGACGTTGCGGGCCGTCCGGAAAAGGTAGCTGCGGAGGCTGCCCGTGATCTGCGGGGCATGCTGCCAGACCTTGAGGATGGTTTCCTGCACGACGTCGTCGGCCAGGTGCGTGTCCGAAGTGCAACTGAGCACAAAGCGCTTCAAGGCGGTGCCGTGATCGCGGTAGATTGCCGCCACCACGTCCTCGTCCAACGGCATAGCCACCTCCTTCGCACAGTGTCCTGCTGCCCTACCCTCATACGACGCCGCGCGCGGGAAAAAGGTTCAGCTACTTGAACCATTCTTCCCCCGCTGGCGTCGTAGGGGTTAGCGCCGACCCATCCCGGCCGGCCCCGTCAAAGGAGCTAAAGATGAGAAATAGACTCAGCGTTGGAATCGGCGCAGTGGTTTTCGCCGTGGCTCTTGCCGGTTGCGCGGGAAGCCCGGGGACGAGCACTACGTCCTCTGCCGCTCCAACCACCGCCACGTCCTCGACGGCGCCCACCACCGTGTCGCCTACCTCCAGTCCCGCCACCGCGGGTGCAGAAATGAAGGTTGCGTCATCCAGCGCAGGGCAGATCGTGGTGGACAGCAAGGGCATGAGCCTGTACTTCTTCACCAAGGACGTCAAGGACTCAGGAACCAGCGCCTGCACCGGCGCCTGCCTGACGGCTTGGCCGGTATTCACGACGACGTCGGATAAGCCAGCCGTTGAAGGCGTCAGTGGCACCGTGGGAACCATAGCTACCCCTGACGGGAAGAAGCAGGTCACCCTCAATGGCATGCCGCTGTACTACTACGCCAAGGACAAAGCACCGGGCGATGTCACCGGCCAAGGCGTCCAAAGTGTCTGGTACCTGGTCAGCCCGAGTGGGGAGATGATCAAGGGGGCTGCGTCGGGTTACTGAGGTTCTTGGTTCCGCCGCCGAGTTCGCGGGAACCCTTCCGTATAGCCGGAACCTTCCCTGCGAGCGCGCAGGTTTCCAGCGAACTCACGCCCGGCACCATCACCTGAACGCCCGAAGTATGCGCTCCTTAAAGGCGCGCTCTTGAAAGAGGTCCTGCCATTCGACACGAATAAACCGCCAGCCCTCCTCAACAAGTGCCTTCTCCCGTCGCCGCTCCTGGAAGATGACCTCATCCGTAGGTTTGTAGTCGAAGTATTTGGTTCGTCCGTCGAACTCCAAGGCCAGCTTTTCCTCGTCCCATGCGAAATCCATGCGATGGCGCCCTAAGCGGGACTGAACTTCGAATTGTGGCTGTGGTGGCTTAATCCGCAGCCTTTGCAGCAACTCACGGGTCAGCGTTTCGCCCGCAGACTCGGAGCGGGTATCCGCGTTGTCCAAGGCCTTGCGCAGCGTACGAATTCCCCGCCTTCCGGCAGACGCCGCAGCCATGTTTGAAAGTGTGCTGATGTCGGCCCCCAGTCTCAGCCCATGATCCATGATCACCAGCGCTTTGGGATAACTAAGCATCCTGGCACAGTCGGAAATGGTTCGCTCAAGGCTCGTCGCACGCAGCCCTTGAACCTCCACGACGTCGTCCTCACGGTAGCTTTCTGTATGTCCTCGAACATCCTTGCCCCAACGATCGGATGAGGGCCTGACCGGGTGGAGAACATGAACCTTGTCATCAACACCCCATACGAAGAGACCATGGAGTCGTGCCGCCGAAAGATGGCTGTAGACGAAGCCACGCGTTGACGTTGTCAGGGTTCCATGAGCGTGCGCCACAATCCGTGCCTTGGCTTGTCCTCTCGCACCCAGGGCGTTCCACCTGCTCGCCCTGACATAACAGCCGTACCTCAAACGACGCACCTCACCGGAGTCCACCAGCGCCTTGATGCCTCGACTGTTGAGACCAAGGCGGAGCAACTCGTCGGTTCGCCACATGTTCCCGCGCTCGGGTAGTGAACGGGCTTTCAGGACGGCGGTTTCAGTAGGTGTTGGATCCATCGATTCAGCATGGCGAGCTCACATGGGATCGCAGAAGCACCGTGGCACGTTATGTGGATAACGGAGCGCCGATACCGCTGAAACGGTGCGAGAACGCGGAAGGTTTGCCTGCGTGGCCGCAGTGTTCCAGCGAAGTTCGCCCACAGTACACGACGCGCTCGGGCTACCATCGGGTCATGGGTCAGATCCCCGGGCTACGCCGATTTCATGCTGCGGGACGTCGTGGGAACGCGCCAGGATCGCCGGAACGCTACGGCGATCCCGCAGCGTTCCGGCGATCTCGGCGAGGCGAGGCGAGGCGAGGTGAGGTTTACGCGTCCGTGAGCTCCTCGGACTCCTCGAACTCCACGGCAGCGATGATTTCCTTCGTCTCCGGGTGGATCATGAAGGCTTCCTCGTCGTCCTCCACCATGATGTAGTCGCCGTGGTCGGTGGCGAAGTGCCAGGCGAGGGTCTTCACGCCGTCGTGCTCGTAGTTGGGGTCCCCCATGGTGATCTTCTGGAGCGCGTAGCCGGCGACGTCGCACAGTTCCCGGATGATGACCTCGAACTCGGGCGCGTTGGCGAGGGCTTCTTCGTCTGCTTCAGCCTGGCGCTCGGCAAGGTCTGGAATCAGGGCAACTCGCCCGGCAATGTGTGCTTCCAACTCCCCGTCGGAAAGAACCAACAACCCGGACTGGTTCCGGAGGTAAGCGGCGTTGAGTTCGATGATGTCTTCCTCTTCCAGCAATGCCTCGAATTCGCCGTCCAGCTCATCCAGCACAACAACAGCCGCGAGAGGGGTTTCGGACTCGTCCAGGTCGCCGTCGAGGTAGGCCTCGGCCTCGCCCTCGCTCAACTCATCAAAGGCTGCAGCTGTACGGTTGAACAGGTCCAGGTGCCGTGTGGCACCCATGCCTTCCAAACCGGCCCGCACATAGGCGTCCAGCTCTTCACGCTCGGGAGCGGTGAACACGTACTGCGCGAATCCACCGGCCAATGCCTGGGTCAGGTAGAAGTCAACAAAGTAGCTGTTGAGCGCAGCGGGCGCGATTTCGTCGCTGTTGAGGAGCTCCTGGTACATCTGGTTCACGACGTTGACGTTGGAATCCACTACGTCTGCATTGCCGGCTTCGAAGCTGGTCTTGTTCAGGACGACGGGGTACTCGTTGGTAGTCATGGGAAATCCTCACTGCTGAAAGCTGTTGGTGCTCCGGACCCTTTCAACGTACGCGTGGGAGCAGCGCCGCAATCGAGGTAGAGGTTAACAGCGGGCGAAGTTTGGGAGCCGTTTTCTGCTGACTAAGATTGAGCAGATAACCTCCTGCCGAAAGTAGCCCGACGCATGCCGTCCCACACAGACGAAACCTGGGAACTGGCCATACAGACTCCTGCCATTAACGACCGCTCCTTGGCGGCCGGGTTGGCCTATGCCATGGGCAGCCGCGTGAGCGGAATTTCTTTCGATTCGGCCACCGGCCTCTTGCTTGGCAAGGTCCGCGGCACCGGTCCGCAACCGTATTCGACGTCGGCAAAGCTGGTTCGCAAGCCCAGTGGCTGGAGCTGCACAGTAGGTATTTGCAGCTGCCCTGTCCGCAAGGATTGCAAGCATGTGGCCGCGTTGCTTTTCACGGCTGAGGACCACCCGACCATCCGCGCCCAGCTGTTGTCGCAAGCACCCGGAATCCAGACCTCGCGCCTTGGTTCCTCCGAGCAGGGCGGTTCCGCCCGGCCGGCATGGGAGCAAGCCCTCAACAGGCTGATCGCGAAGCCAGGCACTGCGCCCAGCACTGCCGGAATTCCGTTGGCCCTGCAGTTCGAGGTTGAGGAACCGGCCGCCCACTTCTCCTACACAGGCCGCCGCGACCCCATGCGCAGCGTCCGGCAACTCAAGGCCCGCCCCGTCATGATGGGAGCCAAGGGCAAATGGATCCGCGGCGACGTCTCCTGGAACAACCTCAGCTACGTCAGTTTCCGCCGCGAATTCAACGAGGCACACGTCGAGTGGCTTCAGACTTTCCTGGCTGCGCACGGCTCAAGTAATGGGCGCCAGCAACCGTCCGGCGCCATGTGGTTGAGCCTGAACGATTTTGCCGCCAAGAACCTTTGGGCGCTTCTCGCCGACGCCTCAAAAGCCGGCATTCCGCTGATTCACGCCGCTGGTAGTGAGCCTGTCCACGTCGAGACCCAACCCGCCGTCGTCGGGCTTAGTTTGGCGCGCCTTGAAGCGCCCGGCGCCAAGGACCACAAGCAAACGCCCGACGGCGGCCTGCAGCTTGCGCCGTC
This window of the Arthrobacter sp. StoSoilB5 genome carries:
- a CDS encoding class I SAM-dependent methyltransferase encodes the protein MAEHTHDGGTHRASGSAHQDTHQRGDQQGHLNLHEDADNAVDMWDGMYRERPKIWSGNPNPQLVAEAAGLRAGTALDLGCGEGADAIWLAVQGWTVTGMDVSAVALERAAAHAAESGYAHRITWQQQDLAEWKPEPVFDLVSAQFLHSPLLPWRDSAASAAAAVAPGGTLLVVGHHPHGLAPWGHHHETGMFFTPEQLAGALRLDREPWFVNVLTSRERTITGPDGETATILDTVLRATKHL
- a CDS encoding Lrp/AsnC family transcriptional regulator, with protein sequence MELSEEDLRLINALQISPRISWSDAGEVLGVHATTLAARWDRLKAAGAAWTTAHLMGDPKNMCLAMVDIDCEMDLRPQVTAALAELAEVITVEEAASNRDLTLTVITQDLDQFSTSLLPRLKEVRGLTKYHTSLCTRIHTSGYAWRLNVLTKGEQQALRAMAGPESANPSAPDAIVVPLPESHLALIPFLARDGRASAAEIARALGRHPATVQRQLGRVLSSRMLSFRCEIAQKFSGYPITVQWFANVPAGQHEAAATELRSVRNVRFSASTTGRTNFTMIMWLRSLAEVMEMELAIQQRIPGIELVESVVMLNTAKRVGWMLNPDSTATGTVVAPYGELLPETA
- a CDS encoding M20 family metallopeptidase; translation: MTIAADAKELQNDIVRLRHDLHREPEIGLQLPRTQEKVLKALDGLPYEITLGKDTTSVTAVLRGGAAYASAEKPVVLLRADMDGLPVQETTGVDYTSRIDGAMHACGHDLHTSMLAGAATLLAERRDQLAGDVVLMFQPGEEGYDGASYMINEGVLDAAGRRADTAYAMHVFSSLEPHGQFVTKNGVMLSSSDGLVVTVLGAGGHGSAPHSAKDPVTAAAEMVTALQVMVTRQFNMFDPVVLTVGVLHAGTKRNVIPETARIEATIRTFSEASRQKMMDVVPKLLQGIAAAHGLEVDVDYQQEYPLTINDEDETNTAEKVIAGMFGESRLTRMATPLSGSEDFSRVLAEVPGTFVGLSAAAPGTDHATSPFNHSPYATFDDGVLTDGAALYAELAVSRIAALAAAN
- a CDS encoding MFS transporter, coding for MTATVGTSTEVKVHKSHLRTLVGTGIGNAVEWYDWAIYATFSPFIASALFSQADPTSAVLSTLAIFAVGFVARPFGGFVFGWIGDRIGRKTSMTVAVALGALGSLLIGIAPTFQAVGAFASVMLLLARLIQGLAHGGELPSSQTYLSEMAPKEKRGFWATLIYTSGTAGILAGTLLGAILTAVLSKDDMSAWGWRIPFLIGGALGIYALFMRAKMKETHAFEAETPKEKRLPMWPQIVKYRKQALQVIGLTVGLTVVYYIWGVVAPSYAATTLKMDRGAALWAGVIANVVFIAALPFWGKLSDRIGRKPVLIGSSIGAMLMHFPMTWLLKDSPWQLTVSMSVMLFFIAGSASIVPAVYAELFPTHIRTVGVGVPYSICVAAFGGTAPYLQTWLASIGQGYLFNVYAVILLVIGIAFAFSIPETKGKDLTH
- a CDS encoding MFS transporter; the protein is MTSSKTPGYAEKPVLPEIAVDAEIDDVPPAPPTQLRSKRGLVYLGICLVLIGLNLRTVFSSFSAVLPEITSDAGLPGWAVVVLTTVPVTLLGVFAPLAPILARRFGAERVLLGAMAVLTAGLLLRPVDVPGVGHLPTLLVGTAACGAAIALCNVLLPGVVKRDFPHRLGLMGGLYTTAICASAALGAGFTYPVFAATGQWTSALWSWALPAAVVLLLFLPLAVRQHPVRHHAVSGGVNVWRSAVAWQVTLFMVLQAMMSFSVFAWLAPILRDRGVDGGTAGLIVSVSIVLQMLGSLFAPALATRFSDQRVINTVVALMTGGGFALSIFGPTGLIWIWTGLLGLGQGSLTAVALTMIMVRTRDAHTAAHLSGMMQGVGYGVGSVGTLLVGQLHQATGGFAAAGILFLVVGALAAFFGYRAGRNKFV